One Kribbella sp. NBC_00662 genomic region harbors:
- the whiA gene encoding DNA-binding protein WhiA — protein sequence MAMTAQVKSELTSIQVTKPCCRKAEVSSILRFAGGLHLVSGRIVVEAELDSGAAARRLRKDIAEIFGHPSDVVVISPSGIRKQTKYVVRVVRDGDALARQTGLVDNRGRPVRGLPPAVVSGASCDAVAAWRGAFLAHGSLTEPGRSSSLEVTCPGPEAALALVGAARRLGIGSKAREVRNVDRVVIRDGDAIGALLTRLGAHESVLAWEERRMRREVRATANRLANFDDANLRRSARAAVAAGARVERALEILGDDVPDHLQVAGKLRLEHKQASLEELGQLHEPALTKDAVAGRIRRLLAMADKRAADLGVPNTEANLTPEMLDPA from the coding sequence ATGGCGATGACAGCACAGGTGAAGTCCGAGCTGACCAGTATTCAGGTGACGAAACCGTGTTGCCGCAAGGCCGAGGTCTCGTCGATCCTGCGGTTCGCGGGCGGGCTGCACCTGGTGTCCGGACGGATCGTGGTGGAGGCCGAGTTGGACAGCGGCGCCGCGGCCCGGCGGCTGCGCAAGGACATCGCGGAGATCTTCGGTCACCCGTCGGATGTCGTGGTGATCTCCCCGTCCGGCATCCGCAAGCAGACGAAGTACGTCGTCCGCGTGGTCCGCGACGGTGACGCGCTGGCGCGGCAGACCGGACTCGTGGACAACCGTGGCCGGCCGGTGCGCGGTCTTCCGCCGGCGGTCGTGTCCGGGGCGTCCTGCGATGCGGTTGCGGCTTGGCGAGGTGCGTTCCTCGCGCACGGTTCGCTGACCGAGCCCGGGCGTTCGTCCTCGCTCGAGGTGACGTGCCCCGGTCCGGAGGCGGCGCTGGCGCTGGTCGGTGCGGCGCGACGGCTCGGCATCGGTTCGAAGGCCCGCGAGGTGCGCAACGTCGACCGCGTGGTGATCCGCGACGGTGACGCGATCGGCGCACTGCTGACCCGGCTCGGCGCACACGAATCGGTGCTGGCCTGGGAGGAGCGCCGGATGCGGCGCGAGGTCCGCGCGACCGCGAACCGGCTGGCCAACTTCGACGACGCGAACCTGCGCCGGTCCGCCCGCGCCGCGGTGGCGGCAGGTGCACGTGTCGAGCGGGCGCTGGAGATCCTCGGCGACGACGTACCCGACCATCTGCAGGTCGCCGGCAAGCTCCGCCTGGAGCACAAGCAGGCGAGCCTCGAGGAGCTCGGCCAGCTGCACGAGCCGGCCCTCACCAAGGATGCCGTGGCAGGCCGCATCCGCCGGCTGCTCGCGATGGCCGACAAGCGCGCCGCCGACCTCGGCGTCCCCAACACCGAGGCCAACCTGACCCCGGAGATGCTCGACCCGGCCTGA
- a CDS encoding SigE family RNA polymerase sigma factor has translation MKASDEAEFTEFATAMIRRLRRTAYLMCGDWHRAEDAAQDALVKVYRRWNRIDRTHGLNSYAHQCLVTSVFDQSRKPWRRERLVDNGDETGDLTGVLADPARTVDDRMLVVEALAALPPSQRACVVLRHYGDLSLEQTAAVLGIGVGGVKSQTSRALTRLRELLDQTERSAP, from the coding sequence ATGAAGGCATCGGATGAAGCCGAGTTCACCGAATTCGCGACCGCGATGATCCGGCGGTTGCGACGTACGGCGTACCTGATGTGCGGCGACTGGCACCGCGCCGAGGACGCCGCGCAGGACGCACTGGTCAAGGTCTACCGCCGCTGGAACCGGATCGACCGCACCCACGGGCTCAACAGCTACGCCCACCAGTGCCTGGTCACCTCGGTGTTCGACCAGTCCCGCAAACCGTGGCGGCGCGAACGGCTCGTCGACAACGGCGACGAGACAGGCGACCTGACCGGCGTACTCGCCGACCCGGCCCGCACGGTCGACGACCGGATGCTCGTCGTCGAGGCCCTCGCCGCGTTGCCGCCGAGCCAGCGCGCCTGCGTCGTACTGCGGCATTACGGCGACCTCAGCCTCGAACAGACCGCCGCCGTCCTCGGCATCGGCGTCGGTGGCGTCAAGAGCCAGACCTCCCGAGCACTCACCCGCCTCCGCGAGCTTCTCGACCAGACCGAAAGGAGCGCCCCGTGA